The following coding sequences are from one Diabrotica virgifera virgifera chromosome 2, PGI_DIABVI_V3a window:
- the LOC126880833 gene encoding uncharacterized protein LOC126880833 has protein sequence MRQESVVLEEWDGVSVAAGSGSSTRPRWRRSAGQQRSKLEAVSGTANGPRWRRSAGQRRSKLDGNQRESNGARWGRSAEPQRSKVEAVSGTPTKVEAFSGTATVQGGGSQQDSNGPRWRRSAGQQRFKGGGGQRDSNGPRWRRSAGEQRSKVEAVSGTATVQGGGDQRDSNGPRWKRSAGQQWSKVESISGTATVQGGGGQRDSNGPSRGNTITGTADNDSIQFQHREPCFWVCRRFFESSHQGYQIMCRTLHLW, from the exons ATGCGTCAAGAAAGCGTTGTTCTGGAAGAATGGGACGGTGTCAGCGTGGCGGCGGGCAGCGGGAGCAGCACCAGGCCGAGGTGGaggcgatcagcgggacagcaacggtccaagttggaggcggtcagcgggacagcaaacggtccaaggtggaggcggtcagcgggacagcgaCGGTCCAAGTTGGATGGCAATCAGCGTGAGAGCAATGGTGCAAGGTGGGGTCGATCAGCGGAAccgcaacggtccaaggtggaggcggtCAGCGGGACACCAACCAAGGTGGAGGCgttcagcgggacagcaacggtccaaggtggaggcagTCAGcaggacagcaacggtccaaggtggaggcgatcagcgggacagcaacggttcAAAGGTGGAGGCGgccagcgggacagcaacggtccaaggtggaggcgatcagcgggagagcaacggtccaaggtggaggcggtcagcgggacagcgacggtccaaggtggaggcgatcagcgggacagcaacggtccaaggtggaaacggtcagcgggacagcaatgGTCCAAG gtggagtcgatcagcgggacagcaacggtccaaggtggaggcggtcagcgggacagcaacggtccaagtaGAGGTAATACGATCACCGGAACAGCCGATAACGATTCGATTCAATTTCAACACCGCGAGCCTTGCTTCTGGGTATGCAGACGATTCTTTGAATCGTCCCACCAGGGGTACCAAATTATGTGTAGGACGCTTCACCTGTGGTAA